A section of the Clostridium felsineum DSM 794 genome encodes:
- a CDS encoding NUMOD3 domain-containing DNA-binding protein yields the protein MGKGTDVHSANLASGDIQGVQEAEEQSKREELELETGLIYMAVNKVNGKCYVGQTRKGFHERQKKHRYDATVQKLDYKFYRAIRKYGWEGFTWQILEDQIPLLLLNYKECFYIYRYGSFTNGYNSTSGGDTGMEVCEATKQKISEAQKGEKNPMYGRTGDKCPSYGRTGEKHPFYGKSHSEATKQKLCKPVLQLDKKTGAVIAEFPSMMDAERQTGIYNGNIVKVCRGKQKSAGGYCWQYKEAEGQEE from the coding sequence ATGGGAAAAGGTACAGATGTCCACAGCGCAAATTTGGCGAGCGGTGATATTCAAGGGGTACAAGAGGCAGAAGAACAGAGCAAAAGGGAAGAACTAGAACTAGAAACTGGACTTATCTATATGGCTGTAAACAAAGTAAATGGGAAGTGTTACGTTGGACAAACTAGAAAGGGGTTTCACGAAAGGCAAAAGAAACATCGATATGACGCTACCGTACAGAAACTTGACTATAAGTTCTATCGTGCAATTCGCAAATATGGTTGGGAAGGCTTTACATGGCAGATATTAGAAGACCAGATTCCATTGTTACTACTGAATTACAAGGAGTGCTTCTATATCTACCGTTATGGTAGTTTTACAAATGGGTATAACAGCACCAGTGGAGGAGATACAGGAATGGAAGTTTGTGAAGCTACAAAGCAGAAGATTTCAGAAGCACAGAAAGGGGAAAAGAACCCTATGTATGGTAGGACTGGTGATAAGTGCCCTAGTTATGGGAGGACTGGCGAAAAGCACCCCTTTTATGGTAAGTCCCACAGCGAAGCTACAAAGCAGAAACTATGTAAACCCGTCCTACAGCTAGACAAAAAGACAGGGGCAGTAATAGCAGAATTTCCAAGCATGATGGACGCAGAAAGGCAGACAGGAATATACAATGGTAATATAGTCAAGGTGTGCAGGGGAAAACAAAAGTCAGCAGGTGGCTACTGT
- a CDS encoding acyltransferase — translation MNFKSIGKNVIIYGKTKITFPENVEIGNNVIIDDFVFINSKKSIKIGNNVHIASFVSITGNENFIMEDFTSLATGTKIITSTDDYANSYLTNPTVPDEFKNVYSAPIILKKFSTVGANTVILPGATLSEGTYIGANSLIKCNAITEPFSLYVGSPIKKIKDLNSEKIFNLEKKYLKEYR, via the coding sequence ATGAATTTTAAAAGTATAGGTAAAAATGTAATTATATATGGAAAGACTAAAATAACTTTTCCCGAAAATGTTGAAATAGGAAATAATGTTATAATAGATGATTTTGTTTTTATAAATTCTAAAAAGAGTATAAAAATAGGAAACAATGTTCATATAGCTAGTTTTGTAAGTATAACAGGAAATGAAAATTTTATAATGGAGGATTTTACATCACTAGCAACGGGAACCAAGATAATTACAAGTACAGATGATTATGCCAATTCATATCTTACTAATCCAACAGTACCAGATGAATTTAAAAATGTATACTCAGCACCAATTATCTTAAAAAAATTTTCCACAGTAGGTGCAAATACTGTAATATTACCAGGAGCTACTTTAAGTGAGGGCACATATATAGGTGCAAATAGTTTAATAAAGTGTAATGCCATAACAGAACCATTTTCACTTTATGTAGGGTCGCCTATAAAAAAAATAAAAGACCTAAATTCAGAAAAGATATTTAATCTTGAGAAAAAATATTTAAAAGAATATAGGTAA